The genomic interval GGCGACGACCAAGAGACCGGGTCGGTGGTATCTGATGACGGAGGCAAAGGTGGCAGCTTAGGGGGCCGAGTGAAAAAGACCACGAGTAAAGTGTGCAACGTTTTATAGCAATTAAAGAAGTAGTGAATTCTTAGTGACCGTGCAAGAATTCTCTACAGATCCATATCTTTCGCCAGATTCGGCCAAAGGGGGTTCCGATTTGGTTGGAGACACGAATCCAACCATTTGAATGACTGGCTTGTAGTGTCTTACTTTCACCTCGCTCATGCCATGATGACGACCTCATTTTTCTTGACCTCAACCCTCAAGTAATTTCCCCCGTTTCAACCCATTCTCCCCGCTCTATGTACGAATAGATTTCACCGCATGTGGCACACGTCAGTCGAACTCTAATATGTTCAGTGCTTTTGGATTTTATTCGCACATATAGATATATCTATATTCTTCAGAGAAAATATACAGTACTTTGCTGAGAATTTTTAAGTTGTTCGTTTTGGTTGGTGAGTGAACTATTCCAACGGTTGTTTGTTGCTTGAAAGCGGGTCTCCCAAGTCACCGTCAGGCGTGTTCAACGCTTTAACACAAAAATAAATACATCTTAGGCATCATTGGAAGCCGAATCCGAATTGGGCGAGGACGCGGCCTTAGCAAAATCTGATGGGGCACTGGTCGTGGTCACCTTTATGGACGCTGGAAGGGATAAGGCTGGAGGTTCGGGAGATTGTGGAAGTTCAGGCTGAGAGATCGGATGTTGTGGCAAAGAAACATTGAGGAACAGACTTGCATGAGAGTATCTCATGTGATTCTTGAGATGAGAGAGCTGTGTGAAGCCCTTACTACAGATGGCGCACGAGTAAGGCTTTTCTCCGGTGTGGATCAAACAATGTCTGGATAACTTAGAAGGGGTGGGAAATCTTTTGCCGCAGTAGCTGCATTCATGTCGCTTTTCAGTGCTCGCTCTCCCGCTGCCCGCTGTCGCTGTCGTGGCCTGCCCCGCTCCCCCCGCCGCTGTTGTCGTCGTCGATCCCGCCGGGTGAGGTGATGTTTCGCGATGATCCAGAGTTTCCGGAGGAGTCGACGTTCCGACCTGCAAATAATTCGATTTGTGGCATGTTCTCTAGCATGGACCTATCGACTGGGGCGAGGTTCATCAGAGAGAGACTGGGCGGCGGGGGCAGGGAGGAGTCATTTGAGTTACCACCGGCATTGGCCACAGCGGACATGTCCATTAGCAGGTCTGGATGAGTATTTCGGACATGAGTCTTGAGATTCGCAGATTGGGAAAAGGACTTGCCACAAAAGCTGCAGTGGAAGGGACGGAGACCCGAATGAGAGTATGAGTGTCGCTGCAGTTTTGACGGTGTCACAAAGCCCTTTCCACAAATGTCACATCGGTATCGCAGCTTCTGCTCATCAACCGTGTTCTTGCTGGTAAATACGGGGTGTTGCATCACATGTTGAGAGCCACCGGAGCCTGCAGAGGATGAGGAGCTCTTGACCGAGCCAACCGCCCCTTCCACCCCAGCCACTCCCTGATGATAATCAATGTTCTGCCAAAGACACAAGAACAAACATTACAAGCGGGCCTTAATACCTAAGCTAGGCACAataattgcaaaatttcaTGGGTGGTAAGTTGTCATAACATGGAAGCCAAGATCGATAAGCAAGAACAtcgtcaaacaaaaaaagcaaacccTCAAAGAGGGTGCAATCCCTACCTGTGATCCTGGAATCATAATGTGATCCTCATCTTGAATAGGTGCTCCGTCTTGGTCTTGGTAAACTTCGGAATCGTATTCACTTCCGCCTTGACTGAGGTCCGGTTCCTCAGAATGAGCATTCCAAGCGTCCATGTGTTCCTCCTTTAAGCCCATGTCCTCCAGGTGTTCAGCCACTGGTTTGCCCTTGAACGTGTTATTCGATTTGACAACCTGGCTTGGAGATTCTGCTTTCCGTTTGTGATTATTCGAGATATTAGTCAAAGGTTTGACCTTCTTCATTGGAGGGGGACCACCATTGTTACTTCGCGGTGGACGAGGTTGCTGTTGGTTACTCGCCGGAGCGTCGGATAACCCTTTGATTTGGAGACAACGAGCAGCCTCCACGAGAGGAGCCAAATCCTCTTGGAGAACGTTGATTTCTCCATGATACATGTATTGAAGCAATTGCTCGAGATGCTTGGGATGAATGTCCTTGAGAAAGACGATCGGGTGCTTGTCCGGTCTCCGGGTAAGTATGGAGCGAAAGAACGAACTGCACACGCACAACATGATTTTGTGGGTTTCAAACACTTGGCCTCCACATGCCAAGGTTACATCCGTGAGGACTTCTGACGAACAGAGGTCCTGCATGATGGAAAAGAACGAGTTGTGGTGGTCATTCCACTTGAGGAGAAATTCCTCGCCACTCATGTTGTTGGAAATGGGGGCACTGGGGAAGCGATGAACTTGGTGGATATTGAATGAGTGTcctttggttttgatggcTGGATCGATGAATGGATCTGAGCGTGAGTTTCAACGTAaccttttcattgaaatgcGACTCAGGAAATGTCGTGTGGCGGTCTACAATGGCCTTTACCTAGTGCGACGAGCCTTGAGAAGCCACGCTAATAACGGCAAAATGCTCCTGCTCCGGCGACGGCGACCACTTCGACCAAGAGTTTACCACCACCAGATCAGTGCTGGCTACGAGGAGGAGCGAGATCCAATCCTCACTCGAATCAGCTAGGGAAACAAGAGGCACGCCAAAACCGCCAGCTCCGAAATAGGTTAACGTCGGCTCCTCTCACcaagagggaggggggggaggacTGCAGCAAGTACTAGAGAGGTCGTTGAGAAGATCGCCCTGCGTGCCTCCTCCTAGCCTCCTAGGTGCTGAGCAACTCCAATCATCTGTGGACGCAACTGGCTGCCTTCTAGTCCTCACCAAAAGACGACGGCGACGACAACTATGATGATAGTGATGGTGAGGCGTCCAAGGAAGCTCTAGGGCGATTGAAGAAGGACTGAAAGAGGCAAAGAGACGAATCGTCCAGACTCCACTAACGTTCAAGGCGTCACGACCACCAGAGCAGAAGGCATAAGTGGATCGACCGAGGACAACCAAGGCAAACCCCTTGTTCGCCTGCGCTTCGTTTTTCATCGGCCACGCCGGACGCTGCAGTCCCTATCTACCCTTTGAGGCGCGCTGCTGGTGGTGGTATCAAAAGCGCGGGAACGAAGGCCATCGGCCACTTTCTATGAAGCCCTGCTGGAGGCCGACGACGAGGTCGGGCAGCAGACGCCTACCTTGGCTGCTCGCGACCAGTTGTTAGTTGGAAGAAAATTGAGGCGCGTGGAAGAGCCGAACAAAGGCTGGGGGGCAAGGTCAGCCAGTTTGGCCAAGCGCAACTCGACTCTGGCCGGCGTCTCGAGTCTCGAGTCCAAACGCGTTTCCTTGCGAGACCCCAATCATCATATCCAGCCATTCCCACAGAGCTCCATCATTCAACTCCCTTTGGTCTGGCTTTGGCCATAGTTTGGCACCGGTGGGAATGGCTGTTGAGATCATCCAAGGGAGAAGAAggcaaggaagaagaggaggtggaggaggaagagaaggaggaggcaaGAACTGGTGCAGAGGTGGATTGGAGGCAAGCGTGGCTTTGTGGTCTTGAGGTTGGCGGTGGTTTGTTGGATGGACTCATTGGACTCTCTCTGTCTGCCTCTGAGGGCTAGCTTGAGGGTTGCAAGCGGCCATTTTCGAAATACTCCAGGAGCGTAGATGGAGGACTCGAAGGGCCAGGGCCGAGAAGGAGCTGTTAAGGGGAAGCAAAGACTGCCATTGGTGCTTTTGGTGAGAGAGGATTGGGAATGTCGTAAGAACTCAACACGACAACGTGGGAAGGCTAGATTCGAGCTCGATGATGGTAGTGGTAGTCGAACGGTTGGAAAGAGTTCTCTTGATCAACCTGGCTGAGTCCGGTTCAAGCTGAAACCTGAAAAGGTCTTCTTACCACATCCGAGGGCTGACGAATGCAGtcatttcaagtccaaaaagCCTGTTCGATTCTTTTAAGCGTATGTTCTAGTTGAACGATTCCATACTTTCCTGAGCAAGCCATTTGTCATCCAACagttttcgttttttttcggtAAAACGCCAGCTTGATTATTACAACCTAAAATTGTAATGTTCGTCATTTCAGTTTACCATCAGTCTTGTGTCAAAGATGGTGCTTCTCAGTACGTTATTctaatggaacaaaatgatcAACGCCAGAAAATAACAAGTGGTCCTTTTAAGAGTTTACAAATATCAACAATTTGATCCAATtgccaaaagtttgaaaataaaaatactgTACACAATAACACTTTGAATGGAGATGACATTCTCATATCGTCTCAAAACCGTCAAAATAGCGCTTATTCATCTGGCCTTGATTGTCACGGTAtttaaatgactttttgtttGGAAGTAAAAGTACTGTGCAATGTTCCCAAAACCTTTCATGTGGAGGGCACATATAACATTATCCCCTCTCATGCTTAACCATCATTTACAAAGAATTATGTATAGGTCGTTGGGGCCAACATCTTATAAACGCTCTACATAAGGCACAAGAGAAAATGCAGGGCAAGATTAGAGACCCTCTACACCCGGGAGGGCGAGTATATGTCATCAAACTTGACCAATATGATAGGCTGTCAATTTTCGATGAATATGGAAAGGTTTACAAATAAAGCAAAGCATGGAGCCagtcattttttaaaaacacTCACACTTTACAAAAGAAGTTGAAGTTTTAGATGGTTTATGACTGTTGGGCTGGAGCTCTTCAAAAGAGATAGTACACCGGGTGCGTCATGAAGAACAAgactttgggaccaaaaagtttgaaatggtcaTATCTCTGTCAATAATGAGCCAAATTagtcgaaatttcatttgcgaGCTCTTGTGACATTAGTCAACTTTAGCTAGGAATCAGCCCTGCTCTTGGCGTTCATATATGCCTTCAGATGATGACGGAACGCGGAGCAATTTTTGAGGCTGAATAGGGAGTTGAAGCCCTTATAAGTGTGGCTGAGTTTAACCATCAAGGCTTTTTGAagcagaattttgttttccagACTTTGGCTGTAATTTGCGGCCAAATTGAGTAATATAACACTGCCTAATAAAGAGCaatgtttgacttttgatcctTAATAAAAAATAGGTAATGCACGGCCTTAGAATAGGTCATTGTCTTATCAGTTGTGAGGACCAGGGCCCCATCTTGTGTGAATAGAAATACTCTGCCTGGTCCTCCCCTAATTCTAGCTTCCAATTTACAATTCTATTTGTCATCCATGTAGTTGGCCGCAGAGAGAAGGAATTCTTTCTCATACCAGACAGAGTTGGACAACTCCTTTGCTGGTTCTAAGATCCCAAATAAAGTTATTGAGGTAGGATGTTTGGATGCAATCACAAAGGCATGTTGACCCAGTTTTATTCCCGCTCTTTTTTGGGGCCTAAAAACGGATTTCCTTGAAATCCTTAGGGTTGTAAACTGGTTGTAAGCTCAATGAAAGGCAAATGTGTTGTAgtctgaatgaaaaatgattgtgccAACATCCAAGCCTTTAATTGTGAAAAGGATGACCTTAGAGCATGCAAAATGAgtgtttcaaatttatttatCAATTAGAGGATTTCCTTCTTCCTAAAACTTGACCAGCTAACTGATTTGATGATTGGTCCAACAGGACACTGAAGCatttcaatctgacccaccacCGCCCATAAATTTCATTCTGGATATCCTTCTagacattttttcattcatcttgtgAATTAAAAAGTCTATAACAACCCattctttgaatcaaaatcCATCTTTTATAAGCTTGTTCATGCCAAAAATAAACTCCAGCTTACTCCAGTGACCTTAAAACCCCAGATGAGAGTAGGCATTTGCTGGCTGTGGTTAAAATCAGGTTTATAAAATTGtatattttatcatttactttcCTTCCAACACACATCTgccaatttatttttttgctttgtcttGGTAACTCATTTATATCCAGatatagaaaaaaaagagttaacaTTGTTGTTCTTTATGACGAACTGGTTAgacatattcaacaaattacacACTTAGCAAATACTgggccaaggcggatgtacgggAACTGGTTAgacatattcaacaaattacacACTTAGCAAATACTGACTTCCTGAGAGCTCCAGGTAAGCCACATATGTAAATGTTAATTTTAACCCCCCAAAGATACATTTTAGTAATCTAATCTTCTGAAAAATCGGattcacaaaaaaattggaatggaACAAATAATATATCATTAACAATGAAAGATGCCTCTATCTATGAATCAACTAAATTGCTTGTCTTTAAGAATAAATTAGTAATTTCCAAGTAGTAACTATTCAATGGTCTTTCTCAGGACGGCATTCTTTCCTATACAGAGCATTAGTTAAAATTGGGTTTGGAAACttgtcatttcttttgattggttactttagtgccctgtatttagaagagtaGAACAGTGAGGCCAGCACACCATTGTGGTTGAATCTTGAACCTTGAACTTCATTccaaaacaataagtttaGATGGGTCCCAGATACAAAgccaacacatttttgtaattttttgtgCCTTAAGGGTTAGTTCTAAagcttaagttactcttcaggcgTCATTAACTGCAATCACAATAACAACAGATTCAAACtatgtatttttcaacagaatatgtagaaagtggctcaaaaaatgatgtttaaAATGTTTAAAGTACGTTTAAAGATGCCTGTAGGTTAACTAAAGGCAtatattgtttttatttcaatgtgtttggtttggatctgggactAATATGAACACATTGCTTTCTaatggaattgaaggttcaaaattcaattgttaTGGTGGACTGAACTTACTGTCATACCATtctaaatacagggccctaGTTTGCTTTTTGACGAGCAGCCTCTTGACAAAGCCAAGggcatccagggtccctaggcAAGATATTCAAGCACACTTTGACTCATGGGCAAAAGAACAGGCGAAGAACTTAAGGATAATAAACGAGCAATGAAAGTGGCCTTCATTTCGACCAAACGTGACAATGCAGAGTCAAAGACAGTTACAAAAACTGCTACAATTCGATTGCCAACAAAATATAGTCCTTTAGTCTTCCGGATATATTTGTAGCGACGTTTTTCTTGCGTGCCGTCATTAATAGCgcgggcaaaatgtgcaaaagaGCAATgcttttagagacaaaaagatGCAAACACTAAGATCAAAATGTGCagaaaaagatgcaaaaaagccaaaaagtgtAATAAAACGTGCAAATaaaaccaaagaagaaaagatattccaattttgttttcacaGTAGTACAAATATGATAAGAGGCaatccaataaaaaaagacttttgccttaattttggaccaaaCAAAACAAGCTCAAGGAGGTCGTTGTTTAGCTCTTTGCAGTTTAGCGCCCCCTATTGACCTCCGTGCGGATGTCTCGAGGTTTTGGCtgtggcatgagtcaattATATTAGTGTCGAAATAGGGGGAGCTgttaaacaaaaaagaaaggatagtgctagaaatgataaaaagaaaacactttATGCTCACTTTGACACAGAAGTTTAATTGTTGGGTGAAAAAGCGCTatcatttttacgtttgacacatccccATATATCCAAAAGATGGTGCTTGGGCCCGAAGGGTtacaaaaaaaccaacaaactgATCCTGTGGTCCTATCCTTTAGGGGCTTGGCAGCttggaaaattcatcattttccaagggtgactaattttgcttaTGCTCAATTCTTCAGCAAAGTCAAGTTaggtgaaacattttttttttgtattaatcttagccactcaattttgtttgataaaggttcatcaaatgaaagaagagaCAATCTCTTTTGCATGGGGGcaatttgcagttttttttgcatttgggcaatcatcaagttcaCAGTACATAGGGCACGGTGGTACAgaacaacaaatgaaatgtgatGAAACGGGACCCATCCCATCTGAATCTACATGCTCTAAGGATTCTTAATGTATATGTTCCGAGTATCAGAAACGGTTACTTATTGATCATTGCTGataaagcagttgtttcaaccTGCTACAGGCGttcagacgtgttttcttgggctcgtcgaCTGACGCTATATACAgaattctaattgtgattgattctgaaatcactacaaaaatgttgtattgtagtaacatttttggacaaaattgttgactggaacatctgaaacttgacctcaaaaatgacgatttccgttcagtttgaatttccctgCTCTGTtgccttttcactttgacagggattgcttACTGCCTTGCCTTTGCTTACCcccactttcaaccaatgacagaccttgtttacattttgcttgcaatttgcaatgtaaggccgctgaatcctaATTGACACTTTTTAATGGGTCAAGGAATGCTTCCCCTTGCaaatttttcctcttttcccaaCAGTAGCTCTGCAACATTGATCTAGTTTTTACAGTGATCtaattgaagaaaagttggaatttttcttcctcaaaaagaaaacacagTTAGCTTGGAGGAGGTAAGGAAGGCAGCNCAGTGATCtaattgaagaaaagttggaatttttcttcctcaaaaagaaaacacagTTAGCTTGGAGGAGGTAAGGAAGGCAGCTATGTTGCATTTTTGGGGGGCTGCTTAACTATCATAGTGccctgcttagcttgtctcttgacttgaaactggcGACATCCATTGGCCATCTTCAGAACCATGTTCGTCAGCCGCTCCTTATTAGGGTCCATTGTCGTTGGATACCCTGTTAGGCTTTGATCTCCTTAAGaaaaggggctaaaacgatCATTTAAACCTCACCTTGGATCAGTTTTCGTCCTCTACCCTTTCTAAGAGACTACTActgatcatttccaaacaTTATGCTTCAATTTTCACGTAATTGATTATATataaattcaagatgattgaccaAGGATCATGAAATAGTTTCCACTCCATAGAGAAGTGCaaagatttgggatttcatactagtgcgccctctggttctatcatgaagtaagtgtcactgtgcttcttactgatgacaagaCGTTGGctccaaatatatttttttttgtacttattgcatattttgtcacttgccacgTTTTGACATCTCTGGCAaatgttggacttaaatggtaTCAGATAATTGTCAAATGATGTACTaaaatggcgaacaattttgtcaatgaagatttgtaagcactggatgtgcaaAAATCATGGTATTTCTTGTTGCAATTGTGGCACAGCCTGGCTAGcccacacagctgaaatccaagCGGGTTCCTTACTCGTCTCTTTAGACCTCTTAcactgcacgaaatatggtttaggttttgcacttcagagggcgctttgtgaccCAGCCACtcccaaataaagggccgattgggccgagTCATCTTTACTGAATTACACtgcttttgtgttgttttttgctAATGCTTACAAAATCTTATTTAAAATTAGCgtcctgggtcacataatgcccggaaaagaaatcactttcatggcacgtcacaAGTGGTTTGTTAAGCAATCTgccgtgcgtcttcccgttttgtttggtcTGTCTGtcgttgcaaataaggatcCTTATAGTCGTTAACACACCTTTGATTCACTGTCAAGGAGTACTTGGATATTTCTGGGAACCACTGACATCGAATTTATTTTGGAGCTTTACACGAATTCATCTCATGCGTAATTTCTATTTACGCAAGTTAAAACTTCTTTGTTCTTTCATGTTGAATCAACCGATTAGCTTAATCTAAAGTTTGAGTCttggacaactgaaaatttgaaccatagaaaaaaagCCGGTTGACAAGAATTCTTTAACTACAACCTAAAAGTTGCCATGTTTCACTCTATAATTATGAATATCTATAGCGATTGACTCTGactggcttggagagcgtgactaatattttttcaaattttggtcGGGACTTTGAGTTCTATGGGTTCTAAATTTTTCGTTAACCAATTCGGGTACATTTGATGGGGtaaaatatgtccagtgtgTGCCCCTGGTAAGTCCAAAGTCTAATAAATACAAACCATCCCTTGGTTCCTTTCCATGTTCACGCCTTGCATCAGAGTGTCCTAGTTACTAAAATATGACCATTTTGAGGCCgaacattcaaattttgtgtAATCATTTCTATATAACTTTTTGACTTTGTCTCGTGAGTACCCAAAAGGGCCAGAAATTCGGTAAAATAAATTCATTTGGATAGGTCCCTTGATTAGATTATTATATGTCAATGTGGCTGGCCTTCAATTAAGATTAGCTATTAGTGCTAGTGCGTTAGCGAAACCCTATAAGCAACTTGCACGGGAAATGTTAATCAAGCTGGTTGCAATGCTTGTACACCTCAACACGTCCTGGCTTTGAGGTTATCATAGTATAACAATGCTTATCCAAACTAAGTGTAGATGCGAAATTTTCTCTTCCATTGTAAGGGATGTTGCAAAAGTAATGGACCACCTCTAGTTTTCCGGTGTCTGAGCTAGTTTATTGCGTATCGATGTGATAATTCAAAGAGATATTTTTGGTACACAAACTAAATCGTCAATGGTCATAATAATAAACATAGCATATTTAAATTGGATAAATCTTCGGACAATCTCTCTTCAAGAAAAATTGGGCAAAAGACATATTTCAGAAAAATGATAGCCCCTGCTTATCGCTCTTTAAATTCCCAAAgatgtttgaaatgaagtcaaaTGAGCTTCTGGGTCATTGGTTCAAATGACATTCATAAATCAGATGGTCCAACACTTTccaaatgcttcaatttttcaacgtTTTGAAAAGAACCTTGAAATGGTGTGCTCACATGCTTATCCACCTAGGtaataaaatttgattttgacgaTTTCCAGTGGGCTCTGCAGATCTGTTAGTGACaagtagagggctagtcaagcCCTCTAGTGACAAGCATtgaaggaagatgacgtcaccatcaaatatCGGGAAGTTACTTGCACTTTTGAGTCGTCATAGTTCTTTGTTGAGGGATTACATTAcagttccagttcatctatccataaaaggaatggttcttttaacattgcatttttataaactggCACAACATGCTTAAAAATAACTTTTGCGATTGTAATTAGCAATTAAAAAACTCTTTTACGTTGGCCCAAATGCTCCAATACTGAATTCTGAAAAGGGTCCAATACTCTCCATTAAAATCTTATTAATAAAAGTACATTGAGTCCAATTGTAATGAATTACAAGTACTCTGAGTTCAAATGTAATGAGTTACAAGTGCTCTGAGCTTAAATGTAATGAATTACAAATGCTCTGAGTTtgaatgtaattaattacaattacgaTTGCAACACGTGTCTGATAAGCCCTAATT from Tigriopus californicus strain San Diego chromosome 5, Tcal_SD_v2.1, whole genome shotgun sequence carries:
- the LOC131880233 gene encoding zinc finger protein 865-like isoform X2 codes for the protein MSGEEFLLKWNDHHNSFFSIMQDLCSSEVLTDVTLACGGQVFETHKIMLCVCSSFFRSILTRRPDKHPIVFLKDIHPKHLEQLLQYMYHGEINVLQEDLAPLVEAARCLQIKGLSDAPASNQQQPRPPRSNNGGPPPMKKVKPLTNISNNHKRKAESPSQVVKSNNTFKGKPVAEHLEDMGLKEEHMDAWNAHSEEPDLSQGGSEYDSEVYQDQDGAPIQDEDHIMIPGSQVGTSTPPETLDHRETSPHPAGSTTTTAAGGAGQATTATAGSGRASTEKRHECSYCGKRFPTPSKLSRHCLIHTGEKPYSCAICSKGFTQLSHLKNHMRYSHASLFLNVSLPQHPISQPELPQSPEPPALSLPASIKVTTTSAPSDFAKAASSPNSDSASNDA
- the LOC131880233 gene encoding zinc finger and BTB domain-containing protein 14-like isoform X1 produces the protein MSGEEFLLKWNDHHNSFFSIMQDLCSSEVLTDVTLACGGQVFETHKIMLCVCSSFFRSILTRRPDKHPIVFLKDIHPKHLEQLLQYMYHGEINVLQEDLAPLVEAARCLQIKGLSDAPASNQQQPRPPRSNNGGPPPMKKVKPLTNISNNHKRKAESPSQVVKSNNTFKGKPVAEHLEDMGLKEEHMDAWNAHSEEPDLSQGGSEYDSEVYQDQDGAPIQDEDHIMIPGSQNIDYHQGVAGVEGAVGSVKSSSSSAGSGGSQHVMQHPVFTSKNTVDEQKLRYRCDICGKGFVTPSKLQRHSYSHSGLRPFHCSFCGKSFSQSANLKTHVRNTHPDLLMDMSAVANAGGNSNDSSLPPPPSLSLMNLAPVDRSMLENMPQIELFAGRNVDSSGNSGSSRNITSPGGIDDDNSGGGSGAGHDSDSGQRESEH